GCGTGGCGATGGTCGTCCTCGCCACAGCGGCCGTGGCCTCGCTCGCCGCACTGCGGAACTCCCCCTCGGGCCGGGCCATGCTGGCGGTACGGTCCGCTCCCGCGGCGGCCATGGCGTCCGGCGTCTCGGTCGTCCGCACGAAACTCCTGCTCTTCACGCTCTCGGCGGGGCTGGCGGGGTTCGGCGGCGTGATGTACGCGTCCTACAACACCCGCGTCACCGCGACCGACTTCACCGCGATGACGGGCCTGATCTGGCTCGCGGTCGCGGTCGCGGCCGGGGTCCGCAGACCACAGTTCGCGGTGGTGGCGGGCCTGGTCTTCGCGATCGTCCCGCACCTGGCGACGGAGTACGTCACCGAGTCCGCGCACCTCCCGGTAATCCTCTTCGGCCTGGCGGGCCTGGCCCTGGCGAACGATCCGGACGGGTATTGCGCGGCGGTTCCGGTACGGATGCATCGGCGGAGGAAGGGGAGGGTGCGGCCGGAGGCGGTGCCGGGGGCGGTGGTTTCGGCGCGTGGGGGCGGCATCCTCCAACGTGCCAGCGGTGGCCCGCAGTCGGTGTCGGCACCGGCGCCGCGACCCGTCGACGCCGCGCCACCCGTCCTCGCCCTCCACGGACTCCGCGCCGGCTACGACGGCGCCCCCGTGCTCCACGGCGTGGACCTCGCCGTGCACGCCGGGGAGATCGTCGCCCTGCTCGGACCCAACGGCGCCGGGAAGTCGACCGTCTGCCGCACGGCGGCGGGCCTCCTCGCCCCCACGCAGGGGCACGTGTACGTCGCCGGGCACGACGCCACCCGCGAAGGTGCCGCCCGCCGCTCCCGTGGCGGTGTCGTCCTCGCCCCCGAGGGGCGCGGGATCTTCCCCTCGCTCACCATCGACGAGAACCTCGCCCTGTACTTGCGGGGGCGGGACGAACGCGACGCGGTGTACGAGCGGTTCGCGGGACTCGCGGCGCGGCGCAAGGTCGCGGCGGGCTCCCTCTCCGGCGGCGAGCAGCAACTGCTCGCGCTCGCACCGCTGTTGCAGCGCCCGCCGAAGGTCCTGATCGCGGACGAGCCGTCGCTCGGCCTCGCACCGCGCGTCGTCGACGACGTGTTCCGTCTTCTTGCCGAGCTGCGGGACGCGGGCGCCGGCCTGCTGCTCGTCGAGGAGAAGGCCGCCGAGATCCTCGGGGTCGCGGACACGGTGGCGTACCTGGCGCAGGGCAGCGTCTCCTGGTGCGGCCCGCGCTCCGAGGTGCGGGCCGACCGGCTCACCGAGGCGTACCTGGGCATGGCGGCGAACGACGGACGACGGACGGCGAAGGACGTGACGCGGCCATGAAGGAGCGGCCATGAGGGAGCGGGAACACGTCCTGGTGGCCGAGGACATCGGCGTACGCTTCGGCGGCGTCCGGGCCCTCGACGGGGTGGGGCTCGGCGTGCGGCGGGGCGAGGTCTGCGGGCTCATCGGGCCCAACGGCGCGGGCAAGACGACCCTGTTCGACGTCCTGTCCGGCATCCGCGGACCCGACCGGGGCCGGGTGCTGCTCGACGGGCGGGACGTCACGCGCCGCTCCCCCGTGTGGCGCGCCCGGCACGGGATGCGGCGCACGTTCCAGCGGCAGCAGCTCTTCGGCCAGCTCACCGTCGCCGACAACCTCGTCGTCGCCCAGGAGTGGCGGGGCGGTGGCGGCGGCTTCGCGGCGGACCTGCTGGCCGCGCCGACCCGGCGCGCGCACGAGGCGGGGCGGCGCGCGCGGGCCGCGTCGGTGCTGCGTTCGTGCGGCCTCGACGCGCTGGCCGGGCAGTACGCGGGCGCGCTGCCGGTCGGGCAGGCCCGCATGGTGGAGCTGGCACGCGCCGTCGCGGACCCGCCCGCGGTCCTGCTCCTGGACGAGCCCGCCTCCGGGATGACGGCCGACGAACGACAGCGGCTGTCGGCCGTCGTCCGTCACCTCGCGGACGACGAGGGCTGCGCGGTGCTCCTCGTCGAGCACAACGTCGCCTTCGTGATGGAGCTCTGTGCCCGCGTCGTCGTCCTCGACCTCGGCCGGGTCCTGGCCCACGGGACACCGGCCGAGGTGCGCGCGGATCCGCGGGTGCGGGACGCCTACCTGGGGACCCCGCCGGACGACGCCCGGCCTCCGGTCTGAACCCGGCCGTGGCGCCCGACCGGCCCCGTCCTAGCCGCCGTACTGGGCGACGATCTTGGTGAAGGCGTACGGGGCCTGCCCGATGCCGCTGCAGGAGTCGCCGGCGTTGCCGCCGGAGCCGCAGTCGCGGTCGCGGTTGACGGCCCAGAAGGCGAAGCGCGCGATGTGCCGCTGCTTGGCGTACGCCAGGATCTTTTGGAAGTCGGCGGTGGTCACCGTCTCGCCGGCGACGTCGGTCTTCCCGTTCATGGAGGAGATCCCGGTGTGCTTGTACGCGTCGGCGTCGCTGTAGCCGTACGCACTCTTGACCGCGCTCTTCAGGCCCTCCATGGCACTGACGGAAGCGTCGCCCATGGTGCCGCTGTGTCCGCCGAAGTCGAACGGCATGATCACCCAGGCGTCGTTGGCCAGCCCGGCGGCGGCACCGCGCTTGATGAGGTCCTTGCCGGTGGCGTCGGGGCCGCTCGGTGTGGTGCCCATGGTCACGTACGTGACGATGCCCGGGTTCTTGGCCTTGACGATCTTCAGCGCGTCCACGACGCGCTGGCGCACCGTCGCATTGCCGAACTCGGTGTTCTCGATGTCGATGTCGAAGGCCTTCAGCTTGTAGGCGTCGATGACCTTCTGGTACGCGCCGGCGAGCGCGGCGGCGCTCTGGCACTTCTCCCCCAGCTTGGCGCCGCTCCAGCCGCCGACGGACACGACGATGTCGCCGCCCGCGCCGCGGATGGACTTGATGGCGCTTTCGTCGGAGCCGCCCTTCAGGGGCCGGTTGCCGTCCCAGGCCGGGTTGCAGCCGCCGTCGGACAGGATGAAGGCGAGCGTGAACCACTTGACGCCGGTCGCGGCCATCACGTCGGTGGGCTTCTGCGGGTTGCCCCAGCCGAGGTACTCGTAGGGCGCCGCGTGGATCGTGCCGGAGGCCCGTGCGGCGGGGGTCGAGGCCGTGGGGGCCGGCGCGGCCTGCGCGGCGGGCTCGGCGGCCAGGGTCAGCGCGGCGGCGCCGGTGAGCGCGCCTACGGCGGTGAGGGCGAGGGCGGTTCTGCGACGGGAGCGGGAGGGGTGGGGGGACGAGGCTGCCTGGGGCATCGGGGGAATCCTCTCTGCGTGCCACGTTTCAGGAACAGACCACAGGGACACCAGACAACCGATGCGCTTGTAGCGTTCACATGGATGTCCCGCGTTCAGTGACGTGCAACAGAGTTCCCGCATGACGGAACACCGTCAATGGTCCGGACCGATCCGGTGTCCACACGGCTTCGATATCCGGCCATTCAGGAATGCGGCACGGCCACTGATCGTTGACCATGGGCAGAGACACCCGACTATTTAAGGATCGAGAGCTCGTGAGCAAGGTTCCCCCGATCACCCTCAACAACGGCGTCGAGATGCCCCAGCTGGGCTTCGGCGTCTGGCAGGTTCCGGACGACGAGGCCGAGAAGGCCGTCGCCACGGCGCTGGAGGCCGGGTACCGCAGCATCGACACCGCGGCCATCTACGGCAACGAAGAAGGCACGGGCAAGGCGATCGCCGCTTCCGGCGTCGCCCGTGAGGACCTGTTCGTCACGACGAAGCTCTGGAACAGCGACCAGGGCTACGACGCGACACTGCGCGCCTTCGACACGTCGCTGGAGAAGCTCGGTCTCGACCATGTGGACCTGTACCTGATCCACTGGCCCCTGCCGTCCAAGGATGCGTACGTCGACACGTACAAGGCCTTCGAGAAGATCCACGCCGACGGCCGCGCCAAGTCCATCGGCGTCTCGAACTTCCTCCCCGAGCACCTGGAACGGCTGCTCGGCGAGACGTCGATCATCCCGGCGGTCAACCAGATCGAGCTGCACCCCCAGCTCCAGCAGCGCGCCTCGCGTGAGTACCACGCGGAGCAGGGCATCGCCACGGAGGCGTGGTCGCCGCTCGGCTCCGGCAAGGGCCTCCTCGAGGTCCCCGCGATCATCGCCATCGCCCAGAAGCACGGGCGCACCCCCGCGCAGATCGTGCTGCGCTGGCACATCCAGCTCGGCAACGTCGTGATCCCGAAGTCCGTGACGCCGTCCCGGATCCAGGAGAACATCGACGTCTTCGGCTTCGAGCTCGACCCCGAGGACATGGCGGCGATCTCGGCCCTGAACGAGGACCGCCGCCTCGGCCCGGACCCGGCGACGTTCGACGTCGCCTGACGTTCGAGGTCACCCGGCACGCGCCGAGCCTCCGCCGTCGACCCGTAACGGTCGGCGGCGGAGGCTCGTCGTTTTACGCGCCCTGGCCCGGACCCGGACCCCCCGGCCGCGACCACGTCAGCTTGACCGTCAGATGCCCCTCCGTCGCCGTCTTGGCGATCACTGCCCCCGCCTCCGCGCTGAGCTTGACGCCGAACTCCAGCTCGATCGTGTCGGGGTCGAGCGCCCGGTCGCGGAAGGTCCGCAGCGCGGACATCGCGGCGCCGCGGACGTTGCCGAGGGCCGACTCGAAGCGCCCCTCGACCTCGTGGATCCCGCCGGACTCGCCGCGCCGCGACACCGATCTGAACCCGGGGTCACGGGAGTCCACCTCGACCACGACGGGCCCCTCGTCCGACTCCCACCGCATCAGTTCGTTCACAGACGTCCCCTCGCTCGGCCGGACGGCCGGACCTCGCGGCCCGGCCCCGTCACGAACGTACGTCAACACCCTTCACCGTGGGCGGGGTTGACGGCACATCACCCCCGCCCGCGCCGCCCTTACGCGTCCTTCACCGCCACGTACACCGTCTGCGCCGTCAGCACGAACAGGTCCGGGCGGTGGTGCAGACCCTGCGGGTCGTCCGGGTCCAGGAGGCGGTCGAAGGTCGCGGCGTCGTCCGGGGCGAGGCGCTCGGCCTGCATCTCGCGGCGGCGCGTGAACTCCGTGATCACATGGGCGCGGGCGTCCTCCGACAGCGGCGCGGGCAGGTCGAGCAGGAAGCTGCGGGTGGCCACGTGGCGCAGGCCGGCGGCGGTGAGGAGGGCCGGCCAGTCCTCCGTCGTGCCCTTCGACCCTTCGAGCCCGTCGCGCATCCCGGCGAACCACTCCTCGTCCGCCGCCTCCAGGCGGGACAGCAGGGCGGGGCGACCGAAACCGATGTCGCGGGGCAGGTAGCGGGCGCTCAGGCCACCCTCCAGGAGGGCGACGGCGCCGCCGGGAGCCAGCCGGCCGGCGAGGGCGGAGAGGGCGGCGCCCTGGTCACCGACGTGGTGCAGCGACTTGCACAGCCACAGGAGGTCCGCCTCGGGCACGTCGTCGATGGCGTCGGGGAGGGCCGCGCGCACCGTGTCGAAGCGGTCGGTCAGGCCTTCGCGTGCCGCACGGTCCCGGGCGCGCTCCAGGAGGGCCTCCTCGGGGTCCGCCGCGACGATCCGCGCCTTGGGGAACGACTCGGCCAGCGAGAACGAGACGGCGCCGGGGCCGCTGCCGACGTCGACGACGACGCCGGGCTCCGGGACCCAGCGGCGGAGCCAGTCGGCCACCTCGCCGTACATCGGAGCGGCGACACGGGCGTACCGCTCCAGCATGGTGCCCATGGCGGCCCAGTCCATGTCCCCGTCATGACTGTGCCCATGCCCATGCCCATGTCCGTGACTGTGCCCCTGCCCCTGCCCCTGCCCGTGGTCATGCCCCATCGCTGCCATCGCCCTGTGCCGCCTTCCGGTCCGCCGTCGCGTGTGAACAGGACCAGACTGCTCCCGATTCCCGGTTTCCGGCGAGTCAAGTTGCCGCTACCGCAAAAAACGGCCTCGCTTGCGGTACGCGCGCAGGCCGAACAGCGGATCGGGGCGCGCCACGTCCTGGTCGGGGAGTGTGGCGAGCCGTTCGGAGAACCGTGCGGCCAGCGGGCCGTCGGGCGGGATCTGGGTGAACCAGCCGCGCCGCAGGTCGTCGACCGTGGAGCGGGGCGAGCGGCCCTGGCCGTGGCCGCGGAACCGGGCGCGGCCCGTCGGTGCGAGCCCGTGCTCGGCGGCGTACGCGTCGACGGCGTCCACCCGGTCGACCGCGAGCCGCACCGGGCGCGGCGCGAGGACGGCGTCGATGTCGCTGCGTACGTCGTGCGAGGCGGCCTTGTCCACGGTGGTGACGTAGACACCGCCGGGCCTGAGGACCCGCGCGCACTCGGCAACCACCGACGAGGTCTCCTCGGGGCCGGAGAGCAGATGCAGCAGCCAGACGGTGGTGACCGCGTCGAACGAGGCATCGGGGAAGGGAAGTTGACGGCTGTCACCGAGCACCACGGCACCCGGGACCCGCTCCGAGGCGAGGCGGGCCATGCGGTACGCGGCGTCCACGCCGGTGACCCGGAGCCCGTCGCGCGCGGCGAGACACCGGGTGACGAGGCCCGTGCCGCAGGCGACGTCGAGGAGCGTGGTCGTGTCGGCGGGCAGCAGCCCGAGGACCGCGTCGGCGGCGGCAGCGGCGCGGGGCTCACCGCCGCGTGAGGCGTCGTACCGGTCGGCTTCCTTGCTGTAGTCGAGCATCGACGGTCATTCCACCCCGTGCGCGGGGGCCAACTTCTCGACGCTGTGGGCCAGTTCGAAGTCGAGGGCGGTGAGGGCGCCGCCCGCGCTGTGCGTGTTCACGGCGAGGGAGACGGTGTTGTAGCCGAGGGTCAGCTCGCTGTGGTGGCCGAGCTCCTCCTGCGTCCGCGCGATGTGGACGACCAGGCCGGTCGCGGCGAAGTGCGAGCCGAGCCGGTAGGAGCGGGTGATCCGTTCGCCGTCCGGGGACAGGGACCAGCCGGGCAGCTCGGCGAGACGGTCCTCGATCTCTTTCTGCGACAGCGGTTCGGGAGTCACGGGCCACGCTCCTTATGAAGAGTCGGTCTTCGGCTCACCCTGCCACAAATCGTTTCGATTACCTTCTACGTATGACAACCGCCGTGCCCGCCAAGGGGAGCGCCAGAGGCAAGGCCGCCAAGGCCGACAAGGCCAAGGGGAAGACCGACGCGAACGCCACCGGTGCGGGTCCGCTGCTCCGGGGCTGGCGCGAGCGGCGCAAGGTGAGCCAGTTGGAGCTCGCGCTGCGGGCCGATTCCTCCGCGCGGCACATCAGCTTCGTCGAGACGGGCAGGTCGCGGCCGAGCGAGGAGTTCCTGCTGCGTCTCGCCGACCACCTCGACGTACCGGTGAGGGACCGCAACTCGCTCCTCCTTGCGGCGGGTTACGCGCCGCGCTTCCGCGAGACGCCGCTGGACGACCCCACGATGGGCACGCTGCGCGAGGGCCTCGAACAGCTCCTCGCGGGGTACGAGCCGTATCCGGCGCTGGTCGTGGACGCGAAGTACGACGTGATCGCGGCGAACCGAGGCATCACCATGATCCTTTCGGGCCTCCCCGATCACCTCTTCGAGGGGCCCCTGAACGCGATGCGCGTCACCCTCCACCCGGAGGGCCTCGCCTCCCGCATCCGCAACCTGCGGGAGTGGCGGGGGCACCTGCTGCACCAGATGGAACGGCAGATCGCGCTGCAGCGTTCGGACGCGCTGCGGGAGGTGTACGACGAGGTGGCGGCGTACCCGGTGACGAACCCCGGGGAGGACGCCTTCGACCCCGGCACGGAGGTCCCCTATTTCGCCCTGCCCCTGCGGATCGAACACGACGGTCACGTGCTGTCCTTCATCTCGTCGATCTCGACGTTCAACACCCCGATGGACGTGACGGTCGCCGAGCTGGCCATCGAGACACTGCTCCCGGCCGACCCGGCGACGTCCAAGTACCTCCAGCAGCAGATGTCCTAGCGGCCCGCCCTCACCGCCCGCAGCGCCGCGTACTGCACCGCCGCGAAGCCGCCCACCGTCGCGGCCTGGAGCGCGATCCACACCGCTCCGGCCGTGCTCGGCGAGAGCCAGGCGACGAGCGCGACGACACTGAGCGCCGCCCAGACGGCGTTCCCTTCGACGACGGCCTGCACGCCGACCAGCGGCGGGCTCTTGCGCACGGCGAGAACCCCGACCCCGAGCCCGTACAGCAAGAGCCCGACCCCGAGCCCGAACAGCAGCCCGGAGTCCACCCCGAGAAAGTCCCCGAGGGGCCCCGAGGCGGCGGCGTACGCGACGCCGTTGCCCGCGGTCACGACGGCGTCAAGACCGAGAAAGCGACGCAGCATGGTCTTGGAGTCGGTGGTACGGGCCAGAGCGGCGAGCGGGTAAGCGGACGTAGCCATGACGATCTGCCTCCAAGCGGCGTCGACGAGATGAGCGCCACCGATCCCGGCACGCCCCCGGACCCGGCCCGGAGTGCGCCGGACCGGATCCATTGCCACCACTCTGCCGACCCCGCGAGGACCGGTCGATTACGTCCCGGGTAATGCCGCGCACCCGTACGGCCGAAGCCGAAAGGTGCCCCCGTCTCCTCGCGCCTAGGTTCGGCAGGAGGCAGACCTAGGGAGCTTCACGGTGACAGAGACGACCGAGCCCGGCGCCGCCCTGTTGCGGGCGGGGAAGTTCTTTCGGCGCGGTGCCGCCGCGCCCGACCTGCACAGCGTCCGGCTGACCGGGGGGCGGGACGCCGACGCGTTCTACCGGGACCGCTGGAGCCACGACAAGGTCGTGCACTCCACGCACGGCGTGAACTGCACGGGGTCGTGCCGCTGGAAGGTGTACGTCAAGGACGGCATCATCACGTGGGAGACGCAGGCGACGGACTATCCGAGCGTCGGCCCCGACCGGCCCGAGTACGAGCCGCGCGGGTGCCCCCGGGGCGCCGCGTTCTCCTGGTACACGTACTCCCCCACCCGGGTCCGGTACCCCTATCTGCGCGGCGTCCTTCTGGAGATGTACCGGGAGGCCAAGGCGCGGCTGAGGGACCCCGTACTTGCCTGGGCCGAGATCCAGGGGGATCCGGAGCGCCGCAGGACGTACCAGCAGGCGCGCGGCAAGGGCGGGCTCGTGCGGGCCACCTGGGACGAGGCCGTGGAGATCATCGCGGCCGCGCACGTCCATACGATCAAGACCGTCGGGCCCGACCGCGTCGCGGGGTTCTCCCCCATTCCCGCCATGTCCATGGTGTCGCACGCCGCGGGCGCCCGCTTCATGAGCCTCATCGGCGCGCCGATGCTCTCCTTCTACGACTGGTACGCGGATCTGCCCGTCGCCTCTCCGCAGGTGTTCGGCGACCAGACCGACGTACCGGAGTCGGGTGACTGGTGGGACGCCGCGTATCTGATGATGTGGGGCTCCAATGTGCCGGTGACCAGGACGCCCGACGCGCACTGGATGGCGGAGGCGCGTTATCGCGGGCAGAAGGTCGTGGTCGTGGCGCCCGACTACGCCGACAACGCCAAGTTCGCCGACGAGTGGCTGCACCCCCACCCCGGCACGGACGGGGCGCTGGCCCTCGCGATGGGGCACGTGATCCTCAAGGAGTTCTTCGTCGACCGGCGGACGGAGTTCTTCGACGACTACGTGCGCAAGTTCACCGACCTGCCCTTCCTCGTGACGCTCACCGAGCGGGACGGCGCCTACGTGCCCGCCAAGTTCCTGCGCGCCTCCGACCTCGGCGAGGGCGGCGAGGGAGGCGACTGGAAGACGGCGGTGCTGGACGAGAACACCGGGCGGCCCGCCGTCCCGAACGGTTCCCTGGGCTTCCGCTGGACCGACTCCGGCAAGGGCAAGTGGAATCTGGAGCTCGGTGACATCCAGCCGGCCCTGACACTGCACGGCTCCGGTGTCGCCGCGGGCGTCGAGGTGTTGCTGCCCCGCTTCGACACCGAGGGCGGCACGCACGGCCAGGGGCGCGGCGAGGTCATGCGGCGCGGGGTGCCGGCGACCCGGCTCGGCGGGCAGGACGGGCCGCTGGTGACGACGGTCTTCGATCTGCTGCTCGCACAGTACGGCGTGGGGCGCGAGGGGCTGCCGGGCGTGTGGCCCACCTCGTACGACGACGCGGAGGCGCCCGGCACGCCCGCCTGGCAGGAGGTCCACACCTCCGTGCCCGCCGCCAAGTGCGTGAAGATCGCCCGGGAGTTCGCCGCGACGGCCGAGAAGTCGCGGGGCCGCTGCATGATCCTGATGGGCGCGGGGACCAACCACTGGTTCCACTCGGAGACGATCTACCGGTCCTTCCTCGCGCTGCTTCAGCTCACCGGCTGCCAGGGGCGCAACGGAGGCGGCTGGGCGCATTACGTGGGCCAGGAGAAGTGCCGCCCGGCCACCGGCTGGGCGACGCTCGCGAGCGCCAACGACTGGAGCAGACCGCCGCGGCAGATGATCGGGGCCGCCTACTGGTTCCTCAACACCGACCAGTGGCGCTACGACAAGTTCGCGGCGGACGTGCTCGCCTCGCCGTTGGGGGAAGGGCGGTTCGCCGGGATGACCGGCGCCGACTGTCTGGCCCTGTCGGCCCGTACGGGGTGGATGCCCTCCTATCCGACGTTCGACCGCAGCTCCCTCGATCTGGGGGCGGTGCCGGGAGACCCCGTCGCCAACGTCGTCGACGAACTCAAGGCGGGCTCCCTCAAGTTCGCCTGCGAGGATCCCGACGCGCCGGAGAACTGGCCGCGCGTGCTCACCCTGTGGCGCGCCAACCTGCTCGGCTCGTCCGCGAAGGGCGCCGAGTACTTCACGAAGCACCTGCTCGGCACGCACTCGTCGCTGCGGGCGGAGGAGGCGGCGCCGGACGAGCGGCCCTCCACCGTCACCTGGCGCGACGAGGCACCCGAGGGCAAGCTCGACCTGCTCGTCTCCCTCGACTTCCGCCAGACGTCGTCGACGCTCCTGTCCGACGTGGTGCTGCCCGCCGCCACCTGGTACGAGAAGCACGACCTGTCGACCACGGACATGCACCCCTACGTGCACTCCTTCACCCCGGCCGTCGACCCGCCCTGGCAGGCCCGCACCGACTTCGACACCTTCCGCGCCATCGCGGACCGGCTCAGCGAGCTGGCCGTGGACCACCTGGGCGTGCGCAAGGACGTCGTCGCCACCGCGCTCCAGCACGACACGCCGGGCGAGATCGCGCAGCCCGGCGGCATCGTCCTGGACTGGCGCAAGGGCGAGTGCGAGCCGGTGCCGGGCAGGACGAT
The window above is part of the Streptomyces venezuelae genome. Proteins encoded here:
- a CDS encoding ABC transporter ATP-binding protein encodes the protein MREREHVLVAEDIGVRFGGVRALDGVGLGVRRGEVCGLIGPNGAGKTTLFDVLSGIRGPDRGRVLLDGRDVTRRSPVWRARHGMRRTFQRQQLFGQLTVADNLVVAQEWRGGGGGFAADLLAAPTRRAHEAGRRARAASVLRSCGLDALAGQYAGALPVGQARMVELARAVADPPAVLLLDEPASGMTADERQRLSAVVRHLADDEGCAVLLVEHNVAFVMELCARVVVLDLGRVLAHGTPAEVRADPRVRDAYLGTPPDDARPPV
- a CDS encoding chitinase, with product MPQAASSPHPSRSRRRTALALTAVGALTGAAALTLAAEPAAQAAPAPTASTPAARASGTIHAAPYEYLGWGNPQKPTDVMAATGVKWFTLAFILSDGGCNPAWDGNRPLKGGSDESAIKSIRGAGGDIVVSVGGWSGAKLGEKCQSAAALAGAYQKVIDAYKLKAFDIDIENTEFGNATVRQRVVDALKIVKAKNPGIVTYVTMGTTPSGPDATGKDLIKRGAAAGLANDAWVIMPFDFGGHSGTMGDASVSAMEGLKSAVKSAYGYSDADAYKHTGISSMNGKTDVAGETVTTADFQKILAYAKQRHIARFAFWAVNRDRDCGSGGNAGDSCSGIGQAPYAFTKIVAQYGG
- a CDS encoding aldo/keto reductase translates to MGRDTRLFKDRELVSKVPPITLNNGVEMPQLGFGVWQVPDDEAEKAVATALEAGYRSIDTAAIYGNEEGTGKAIAASGVAREDLFVTTKLWNSDQGYDATLRAFDTSLEKLGLDHVDLYLIHWPLPSKDAYVDTYKAFEKIHADGRAKSIGVSNFLPEHLERLLGETSIIPAVNQIELHPQLQQRASREYHAEQGIATEAWSPLGSGKGLLEVPAIIAIAQKHGRTPAQIVLRWHIQLGNVVIPKSVTPSRIQENIDVFGFELDPEDMAAISALNEDRRLGPDPATFDVA
- a CDS encoding CU044_2847 family protein; this translates as MNELMRWESDEGPVVVEVDSRDPGFRSVSRRGESGGIHEVEGRFESALGNVRGAAMSALRTFRDRALDPDTIELEFGVKLSAEAGAVIAKTATEGHLTVKLTWSRPGGPGPGQGA
- a CDS encoding class I SAM-dependent methyltransferase gives rise to the protein MGHDHGQGQGQGHSHGHGHGHGHSHDGDMDWAAMGTMLERYARVAAPMYGEVADWLRRWVPEPGVVVDVGSGPGAVSFSLAESFPKARIVAADPEEALLERARDRAAREGLTDRFDTVRAALPDAIDDVPEADLLWLCKSLHHVGDQGAALSALAGRLAPGGAVALLEGGLSARYLPRDIGFGRPALLSRLEAADEEWFAGMRDGLEGSKGTTEDWPALLTAAGLRHVATRSFLLDLPAPLSEDARAHVITEFTRRREMQAERLAPDDAATFDRLLDPDDPQGLHHRPDLFVLTAQTVYVAVKDA
- a CDS encoding class I SAM-dependent methyltransferase; the encoded protein is MLDYSKEADRYDASRGGEPRAAAAADAVLGLLPADTTTLLDVACGTGLVTRCLAARDGLRVTGVDAAYRMARLASERVPGAVVLGDSRQLPFPDASFDAVTTVWLLHLLSGPEETSSVVAECARVLRPGGVYVTTVDKAASHDVRSDIDAVLAPRPVRLAVDRVDAVDAYAAEHGLAPTGRARFRGHGQGRSPRSTVDDLRRGWFTQIPPDGPLAARFSERLATLPDQDVARPDPLFGLRAYRKRGRFLR
- a CDS encoding 4a-hydroxytetrahydrobiopterin dehydratase — translated: MTPEPLSQKEIEDRLAELPGWSLSPDGERITRSYRLGSHFAATGLVVHIARTQEELGHHSELTLGYNTVSLAVNTHSAGGALTALDFELAHSVEKLAPAHGVE
- a CDS encoding helix-turn-helix domain-containing protein; its protein translation is MTTAVPAKGSARGKAAKADKAKGKTDANATGAGPLLRGWRERRKVSQLELALRADSSARHISFVETGRSRPSEEFLLRLADHLDVPVRDRNSLLLAAGYAPRFRETPLDDPTMGTLREGLEQLLAGYEPYPALVVDAKYDVIAANRGITMILSGLPDHLFEGPLNAMRVTLHPEGLASRIRNLREWRGHLLHQMERQIALQRSDALREVYDEVAAYPVTNPGEDAFDPGTEVPYFALPLRIEHDGHVLSFISSISTFNTPMDVTVAELAIETLLPADPATSKYLQQQMS
- a CDS encoding nitrate reductase subunit alpha: MTETTEPGAALLRAGKFFRRGAAAPDLHSVRLTGGRDADAFYRDRWSHDKVVHSTHGVNCTGSCRWKVYVKDGIITWETQATDYPSVGPDRPEYEPRGCPRGAAFSWYTYSPTRVRYPYLRGVLLEMYREAKARLRDPVLAWAEIQGDPERRRTYQQARGKGGLVRATWDEAVEIIAAAHVHTIKTVGPDRVAGFSPIPAMSMVSHAAGARFMSLIGAPMLSFYDWYADLPVASPQVFGDQTDVPESGDWWDAAYLMMWGSNVPVTRTPDAHWMAEARYRGQKVVVVAPDYADNAKFADEWLHPHPGTDGALALAMGHVILKEFFVDRRTEFFDDYVRKFTDLPFLVTLTERDGAYVPAKFLRASDLGEGGEGGDWKTAVLDENTGRPAVPNGSLGFRWTDSGKGKWNLELGDIQPALTLHGSGVAAGVEVLLPRFDTEGGTHGQGRGEVMRRGVPATRLGGQDGPLVTTVFDLLLAQYGVGREGLPGVWPTSYDDAEAPGTPAWQEVHTSVPAAKCVKIAREFAATAEKSRGRCMILMGAGTNHWFHSETIYRSFLALLQLTGCQGRNGGGWAHYVGQEKCRPATGWATLASANDWSRPPRQMIGAAYWFLNTDQWRYDKFAADVLASPLGEGRFAGMTGADCLALSARTGWMPSYPTFDRSSLDLGAVPGDPVANVVDELKAGSLKFACEDPDAPENWPRVLTLWRANLLGSSAKGAEYFTKHLLGTHSSLRAEEAAPDERPSTVTWRDEAPEGKLDLLVSLDFRQTSSTLLSDVVLPAATWYEKHDLSTTDMHPYVHSFTPAVDPPWQARTDFDTFRAIADRLSELAVDHLGVRKDVVATALQHDTPGEIAQPGGIVLDWRKGECEPVPGRTMPNLAVVERDYTAIGAKFAALGPLVEQLGLPAKGIALHPDQEVDELRERNGVVRGGPADGRPALDTAVKAANTILALSGTTNGRLATQGFHTLEARTGQEMAHLASEHEGKRITYADTQAAPVPVITSPEWSGSESGGRRYTAFTLNTEHLKPWHTLTGRQHFFIDHDWMHELGEAMPVYRPPLDMNRLFGEPRLGPDGEREVTVRYLTPHNKWSIHSEYQDNLFMLSLSRGGQCIWMAPQDADAIGVKDNDWIEAVNRNGVVVARAIVSHRMPAGTVFMHHAQERTVNVPKTETTGRRGGIHNSLTRLILKPSHLIGGYAQLSWAFNYLGPTGNQRDEVTVIRRRSQKVEY